The following coding sequences are from one Triticum dicoccoides isolate Atlit2015 ecotype Zavitan chromosome 4A, WEW_v2.0, whole genome shotgun sequence window:
- the LOC119285081 gene encoding uncharacterized protein LOC119285081, with protein MSQSSSSSRRLRAPPPPLPLILCPRCAGTRTRWFVSGTDLNPDVRFYKCPNQGDGGPCDFWLWEEQYAFFITGVGINLLIEAAGGGSNVMFGIGCAMEDVRIAARNTMMICLFMLMLLLAKAVGGQ; from the exons AGAGTTCATCTTCCTCTCGTCGTCTCCGAGCACCCCCTCCACCCCTGCCATTGATCCTGTGCCCGAGGTGTGCTGGGACGCGGACTAGATGGTTTGTCTCCGGCACAGACCTTAACCCCGACGTCCGTTTTTACAAGTGCCCGAACCAGGGA GACGGAGGGCCGTGCGATTTCTGGTTGTGGGAGGAGCAGTACGCGTTCTTCATCACCGGCGTCGGCATCAACCTTCTCATCGAGGCGGCCGGAGGTGGGAGCAATGTGATGTTTGGCATCGGATGCGCCATGGAAGATGTTCGCATCGCAGCTAGGAACACCATGATGATCTGCTTGTTCATGCTAATGCTGCTGCTTGCCAAGGCCGTCGGCGGCCAGTAA
- the LOC119285080 gene encoding protein FAR1-RELATED SEQUENCE 5-like has product MPNPGQTAEAGLDSGTISATRGPEACEPPFVVGECGDASPDSAVVSPDSAVVAPSSDIQQLDRVVGLVDVQSSGASYTSFSAGGGDLASTNNRCATPAGVSHTSAESSSRSSGGVCLPSARDSDDTPAVVLSSAVQSLAQNGPRSVNTTIRVGWKRRPKGPRAPDERSVVADRVLPLEAAIKGFADRGTEVVVNPVLGTIFDSLAEAYEFYNLHSWEVGFGIRYGKSRQNVSGTKCMQEIVCGCAGKPERENSSSMRSNCAAMLRLHRTDDGGWCVSENRAAHNHEMLRTCAEKMHWPSHRHIDTYTRDLVKQLRQNNVNLGKVYSIIGSLFGRMENVPFTKRCLRTFCGKLSKEQADDDVRKTMDAFSELGSNDPEFSYVVEVDKESKIKTLLWTNGRSKMQYHNFGDVLTFDTTYKTNLYDMPFGIFVGVNNHFQSIVMGGVMLREETIESFKWVFTEFIRLMGGKHPKTILTDQARAMEVAIEQTMPDTTHRWCKWHVLRKAKEHLGPHYTKSSDFRAALHKVVNEMLTVDEFEAAWASLLDKYKLQNNTFLIQIFEVRHKWAKPYFSGKFCAKQTSTQRSESANHLLKGYIPPACPMNLFVKQYSKLQFDREAEEGFQEKRMRLGGIVLRYNYPLEEHASKVYTRTMYEMFGQALYRSGRYDVEEVERGITYHVRHVEAEKREKWCREMHAVSVHEVQALLRSSVLQMGGARGVQC; this is encoded by the exons ATGCCGAATCCGGGACAGACGGCGGAGGCGGGGCTGGACTCTGG AACGATCTCAGCGACAAGGGGTCCAGAGGCGTGCGAGCCGCCGTTCGTTGTGGGCGAGTGCGGTGACGCTTCGCCTGATTCGGCCGTAGTCTCGCCGGATTCGGCCGTCGTCGCGCCCTCGTCGGACATTCAACAGTTGGATCGAGTGGTGGGCTTGGTTGATGTCCAGTCTTCCGGTGCTTCCTACACTAGCTTCAGTGCTGGTGGCGGAGATCTGGCCTCCACAAACAACAGGTGCGCCACTCCTGCCGGCGTCTCGCACACATCCGCCGAGTCCAGCAGCCGCAGTTCCGGGGGCGTGTGCCTGCCGTCGGCGCGAGACTCCGATGATACGCCGGCCGTCGTCTTGAGCTCGGCCGTGCAGTCCTTAGCCCAAAATGGGCCGCGTTCGGTGAACACCACCATCCGCGTTGGATGGAAACGCAG GCCTAAAGGCCCTCGTGCGCCAGACGAGAGATCTGTAGTAGCTGATCGTGTGCTGCCGCTTGAAGCTGCTATTAAAGGATTCGCTGATAGGGGGACAGAGGTGGTCGTCAACCCGGTGCTTGGCACAATTTTTGATTCGCTGGCAGAGGCTTATGAATTCTACAATCTCCATTCCTGGGAGGTTGGCTTTGGGATTCGATACGGCAAGAGCAGGCAAAATGTCAGTGGCACGAAATGTATGCAAGAGATTGTGTGTGGCTGCGCT GGGAAACCAGAGAGGGAAAACAGCTCGTCAATGAGGAGCAATTGCGCCGCCATGCTTCGTTTGCACCGGACAGATGATGGGGGGTGGTGTGTATCTGAAAATCGTGCAGCCCACAACCATGAAATGCTACGGACCTGTGCTGAGAAGATGCACTGGCCATCACACCGGCACATTGACACATACACAAGGGATCTTGTGAAGCAATTGCGCCAGAACAATGTTAACCTGGGGAAGGTCTACAGCATCATCGGCAGCCTGTTTGGTCGGATGGAGAATGTCCCGTTCACAAAGAGGTGCCTTAGAACATTTTGTGGAAAGCTTAGTAAGGAGCAAGCGGATGATGATGTGCGGAAGACTATGGATGCATTCTCTGAGCTGGGATCAAATGATCCGGAGTTTTCTTATGTTGTTGAGGTTGATAAAGAAAGCAAGATAAAAACACTGCTGTGGACTAATGGTAGAAGTAAGATGCAATACCACAATTTCGGTGATGTGTTAACGTTCGACACTACTTACAAGACAAATCTGTACGACATGCCTTTTGGGATATTCGTCGGGGTGAACAATCACTTCCAGAGTATAGTCATGGGAGGAGTCATGTTGAGAGAAGAAACAATTGAGAGTTTTAAATGGGTGTTCACGGAGTTCATTAGGCTGATGGGCGGCAAGCATCCGAAAACAATACTTACAG ATCAAGCGCGCGCAATGGAGGTTGCTATAGAACAAACGATGCCGGATACCACACATAGGTGGTGCAAGTGGCATGTTCTACGGAAGGCCAAGGAGCACCTCGGGCCGCACTACACAAAAAGTAGTGATTTTAGGGCCGCGCTGCACAAAGTGGTCAATGAAATGCTGACTGTGGACGAGTTTGAAGCTGCTTGGGCTTCCCTGCTTGACAAATACAAGCTTCAGAACAACACGTTCCTCATACAAATTTTTGAGGTTCGTCACAAGTGGGCGAAGCCATATTTTAGTGGCAAGTTCTGTGCGAAGCAAACGAGTACGCAAAGAAGCGAGAGTGCAAACCATTTGTTGAAAGGCTACATCCCGCCTGCATGCCCCATGAACCTTTTTGTGAAGCAATATAGCAAATTGCAGTTCGAtcgtgaagctgaggaaggattccAAGAGAAGAGAATGAGGCTG GGCGGGATAGTTCTCCGATACAATTACCCTTTGGAGGAGCATGCAAGTAAAGTCTATACCCGGACAATGTATGAGATGTTTGGCCAGGCTTTGTATCGGTCTGGTAGGTATGATGTTGAGGAAGTTGAGCGGGGCATAACCTACCACGTGCGACATGTTGAAGCTGAAAAGCGAGAGAAGTGGTGCCGTGAAATGCATGCGGTTAGTGTGCATGAAGTGCAGGCGCTTCTCCGGTCCTCTGTTTTGCAGATGGGCGGAGCTCGCGGCGTACAGTGCTAG